The Chloroflexota bacterium genomic sequence CCCTCACCGAAATGCTATCCAGTTTTTTACTCGATGACCTTGGTGATGACACCAGAGCCGACGGTGCGGCCACCCTCGCGGATGGCGAAGCGGGAGCCGGCCTCCATGGCAACAGGCACGATGAGCTCAACACCGAGGTTGACGTAGTCAC encodes the following:
- the tuf gene encoding elongation factor Tu (EF-Tu; promotes GTP-dependent binding of aminoacyl-tRNA to the A-site of ribosomes during protein biosynthesis; when the tRNA anticodon matches the mRNA codon, GTP hydrolysis results; the inactive EF-Tu-GDP leaves the ribosome and release of GDP is promoted by elongation factor Ts; many prokaryotes have two copies of the gene encoding EF-Tu) — translated: DYVNLGVELIVPVAMEAGSRFAIREGGRTVGSGVITKVIE